The genomic interval CCTGTGTTTAGTAAAGTAAAAGCAACGTAGTTACCATAACACAAAAATCTAATGTGGCTACTCCCCACACTAGGAGTGTCTCTCTTTTCCTATCATTGATGATTGTCTATAGATAAGTGACCATGATTTTACTCTTTCTGGTATATGGTCACCTCCTGCCCAGTGAATGTGACACATCGGCTGCTTTTGCCACACACCCCGTTTCCTGTAATAAGAGGTGAAAGCACCATTTACACAAGGCCTGCCCTGAATATACACGCAAACCTCTGAGCATTTACACAGTGGCATTAGTAAGAATTCAGACCTCTCACCTTAGCTGTCACAGTCACAAGACAAACAAACTATTGCTGCTTAATACATGAACCAAGTATCAACCAGGGACAAAGTATTCTCCTCACACAAACCATTGCTGCACCTGAAGGGGCCTGTCATGTAAAGGTGGTCATAAATATATttaaagcgagtctgtcagcaggaacatTGGTTGTAAACTGAAAACATAATACTGTAGGGCACGTCACACTGTTGGTCAATTGTGGCAACCCATGAGGCGGCTGGAGAACTTTTACCATAATTCTGAGGCAATAGTGTGTAAATTCGGAGACGTGGCTAAGGGGCAATGAGCCAGGAAGAATGCCAGGGTATTGAACACGGGGAGATTCATTTGCATTTTTATAaaagtaacccctcgttcacatttgcgttgtaTTGAACACGGGGAGAGTCATTTGCATTTTTATAaaagtaacccctcgttcacatttgcattggcattccattcaggggaacggcataccaaacgcaactgcaagcgctgtacagtaaaagcacacggatccccatagactatattggggtctgtgtgcttgctgccagatctccgcagggatcatgcggacaggaaagtagttcacaatctaccttcctgtccgcatgatttgtggaggtagctcgcggcaagcacacggaccccattataatctatggggtccgtgtgattttactgcacagcgattgcaattgcatttggtattccattcaggggtccccatgcggactcccccggacggaataccaacacagatgtgaatgaggggttagatTTTTCAATGTGGAAATATTGGATGCCTATGGAAAAAAGTACTGATGCAATTGATATGTTGTGCCCTACAGTACTATGTGTTTAGTTCACAGCTGatgttcctgctgacagactccctttatttcCAATTAGCAACTGTTACCTGTTTTTCTGAAACCTTTATAGGTTCTTTTAGGATGATCCACGTCACACTTTCATTCAAGGGGGGTGTGGTGAGAGAACCGGGGTACGTCCAGTATTCCAGGTTTGATGGCAGAAGGCATTTGGGATTGAAGTTGTTAAATTGTGCTTTGGTTCCCTGAAAGAAAGTTAAATGTCAGTGATGAATATCTCAATGAAAGACAAACATTAGAAGCTACAGAACACCCTCCCCCTATAAAACATCTGCCCACACGCAATAATACCAAATAACATGATGTACCAATGAATCTGTGAACACTACAAGGTCGCACAAGAGTTGCTAGTAAATAGGAAGCGCTCTCATAGACATAACTGGCAGCTAGAAGTTGCTATGTCTCCTGTAGACTAGCGGAGGATAATTGTTAAGGTTGTGAAGGCCATTCAACTCTGTTCAGATTTTAGCAAATGGATGAATTATGTGCTATGCTTTCCATATACATAACAAATACATACACTATCCATTTTGTTCTCGTTTGCATTCATCCCCTAAGGTGAATGAGTTTTATAGTTTTGTGTAATCTGTCTATATAAGGCTTTTGGCTACATCTGTCACTTATTGGCTACTGTTATTATTTGGGCTATGACACTGACGGGCACTGCTATGGGGGACACTTAATGTTATGGAAGAACTGTAGCTCTCAATATTAATGAGGATACTGGTCGgctctgttaaagggagtctgtcatcagaacccagcatatgtCATCCAGTACCACAGATATGTAGATTAGGGTCATCCGAATCAAACACTGTCATTTCTcacattgccattgctccaagaAGATAAATGGCCACACctacattgctccaaagaacttatttgcatattgaaaacagCGACATCTCTGGAAGTgaagcaccgattcacaaggaatAAATACCTTCAGATTCAGGTTACCTATACTTATATATTTGAAGAGCTGAGTTGATAaactgggctctggtgacaggtTTTCTTTAATTGAGACATTGGGGCTATAATCTGTATACTGTTATTGTTATAGGGGCTGTGTCTGGAACTTTTATGGGAACACTGTGACTGACACTATTGTAGGGGCACTGTCTATGTTACCTTTAAGTTGGCATTGTGACTGTCACAGGGCCACTGTGGATTATCACTTTTATTGAGGACTGTTTTGGAGGCAACGGTGACTGTCACGTGTGGGGCTGTTGTTATTATATGAGACCATgctaattattaataattatgtATGCAGTATTTCAGGATGTAATATACTTGTTTCATTATTCTATCACCTTCAAATATGGACTCTCATAAAGTTATAGGTGCATTTTAAAGTTGTCACTACTGTTGGAATTATTATTTTAATACCACATCATGTGTTGCCATTTCCCTTTGAGATATGAcatattataatttttattaaaggacTTTACATGCACATTCATCACTCTAACCCTCCATGAAAATCCCATCAGCAAATAATTGATTGGTTACTTTTGTCCGGTAATCTATGGCTGTGTTTATGTTCTAGGTCTTTATAGATGATGAGAAAGCAAATCCTATATAGTAAGTTACACAATCTGAAACATATAGCCTGCCAGATCTAAAAATACCAGTCAATTGTGAAGAATCATTATTTAACTACCAGCAGAAGGGGTggaaaaatgaacaaaataaacaATTCTATGGAGCACGATAAACATACAATCCATTATAGGAGCACAAATACAGGTTTCAGGAGAATTTACACAATGTACCTTTAACAAAGGCCCTATGGTTAGAGGGATATTAACAAGGCAAAGTTGAGAAAGTGGAATCTGTGTAGGTGCAATAGGAAACCTAATAGGACATAAGTAATATAGATTGCATGTACTTTTCTTTACGTTGAGTCTCGGAAACTATAGAAAATGTACAATACTAGGTGTGTTCCCTACATGCACCTGCAGCACTGACACTGACTGTACAATAGGGTATAGGATCAACAGAGGATGAGTATATGTACAAATGGGCTATAATATGATCAGTGGGGACCATGTAAATGAGACTTAAGGTGGGAAGAACCAGAATATTCAGTTTCTGATTCTGAGGGTCACAAGGTTTATTTAATGAAAGAACTCACTTACTTTAAATCTGACCATGTACAATGCATCTGTTAACCTATCAAGTCCAGGGTGCTTTTCCCCAATCTAGAAACaaacatacataaataaatatatgtataagatacaaacaaaaatatgtaaaatactaACTGGTATATAAAATAGTATATAAATGAACTAACAATACACATCAATGTATAAGCATAAACTGGATTTAATACCTGTACAGCAAAGGTCTCCAAACTGTCGCTCTACAACTACTGGAAAACTACAGTGGCTTGCAGTTTCCCAAAATTGATGAGCCACAGGTTGTAGACCATTGCTGTTAAAGTGTACATACACAAACTGTGTGCTGGGTCTGTAGTAAGATGGCGACATATGACTGATATCCATTTGCCACACTTGGACCCACTGATTTGCTTCAGTAAGCCTGGCCAGAAAAATGGAGAGGTATCGGACCTGACCTGATTTTCGCCCCAGGCTCACGGTTCCATACATGGACAAATGATTATATTCGATTTCATACGCACACCTGTATGTTCCAGGTCAATTTGCTAGCCATGAAAAGCATGGCTAGCTCATTGACAAAGCACACATTCATgtacatggagcctcagcctgtATATGGTTCTAACCATGACATAAGATGAAAGCATTGGCCAATTGACCAGTGATCCATAGGTTTTTTCTATCTGGGATTCAGCTCTTTGGCCACTTACTTGCTCTCCATCCCTTCTTTGACATTCCTATAATTTTACTACTTCTTTTACCTTAAGAATGTACGTTTATTTGTGTAATAATCTTAAGTTTTATATGGTATGGTATGTGTCCTTGACAGATGTTAAGTCTTATTTTTTTACTACTCAGTGTTCCCATAAAagctttatatttccatgtacccaCATTACAGTTTCTACAAGTGCAAATTTTCTTTTATCTATAGCATTGGATACTGACTTCTAAGAAGACGCCGATGACCACAAGCCCATCTGAGGCTGCTGCCGCTTCGCTGAAGGTGGAGTACGATTTTGCATTCCAATGAACCAAGTGGAGCTGTGGGTAAAATGGTACTACGTTAAAAAAGTGTGAGGTTGTGAAATACACAGTAACTATTGTCAtgtgttaatatttttttttaacagtgtaAAGATCCAGTAAAGTGATAGTGTAGCAAATATTTATAGAgagcataaaataaaaatattttccagCAAGTGTATGAGTTTTGCCCTCATGCATACCTCACAGGGGTAAGACTTGCCATCCACAGTGTGCTCTGATCCTTCATTGTGCTGGGTTCCCCAATGAAAGTGGAACTGCTTGAGACGGTAGGAATCATCAAGTGGTCCTCCACTGATCACTACAAGAACCAAAGTCAGCAAACACTATATAAACCTAATGCCCAAAATTTCCTTACCTTGGAGACTGAGAGTGTATATATTGTACGGGTGGTCTATGTAGATGCTATACAGACCATGGAGAGTAAAGTCTAGCTAATTTTTAGCCCATACCTCCCTTTTCAATCAAATCCCAATAAACAGTACATTGTACACAATTTCCTATGACTGACTAGTGAAGAGCAATATTTTATCAACCATCACTTATCTTGTCCCTTTCTAGGTCATATACTTTGTCATTCAATTCCGCAAGACCTTTCCCTTGTATGTTACATAGATGACCATCGATCGTTGTGATGTATAAGGTGACGACTGCATTAGCACCTACACTCATTGTTTTTATCCAGTCAGAGAATGCAGATCTGCAATGTCTTATTCAGTCTCCTGGTCACCTTCTTAATCAGTTTATTTCTCCGAATCCACCCGCTCAGCAAATATTTGGCCGCCTAGCACTGCAGTGAATGTAATCTGCGCTTGCTATGAGGGATATCATCAGTAGCAGAATTTAGTGATACAGTAACCTGTGGATCATCAGTGGAAATCCCACCCTGATATGAATAATGTTATGTATCCAGGTGTAGTTGCAGAAGGAGCacagctataggaggtgcagaggtggcagttgctactgggccctggactctCCACGTTCCCAAAATTCCATCTGCCACAtaaatataccattattctaaataGCATAAGGTAGATGGAGGCCCCCTTACAGATtctgcactggagcccaggagcttcaggttacacctCTGGAAGATGGTGTAACATGACAGGTACTCTAAGGTTTTGTAATTATTCACATAAACTTGTCCACACTCACTAAGATCCCCATAGTATGTTTACAGGGTCAGTATAAATAAGTGGTCCTATCActactacaataataataataataataataataataataataataataataataataataatatgaatatGTATTTCTGTAGCTCTAACATATACTGCAGCATCTTACACTCACTTTTATCAGGAAGCACCTAAGAAATTCTATGGTAATCCCTTCCAACTCCTGCATGCATATATTATGAATGGGTAGAGGAGAGACACCTGGCAGCACCTTGTCTTCCCTACAAACAGAAGGATCAGGCTTGTTGAAGTCTAACTGCTCGAGTCTTCTGATTTCTAATATCTGCCTTTCCATCACAGGAGAGTCAGGAAGACCCTACATCAGCTGACATTGAAGGGGTTCTCCGGGAGATAAATATGGATGatatatccttagaataggttatcaatatctgaACATTCAGTGTCCAatacccacacagatcagctgttcaaagtCGAAAAGCACTCATATGAATGCCAGTAATGTCATATTCATTCGCCATATGGCCTGTTtctagctcagtcccatttaagtatactgtatatgcaatatgtaatatcacatatattcAGCCACCTCTAAATCTCACCTGTTTTATCATCATTGTCGTCAAATTCCACCATAACCGAGTGACCATTGTTTGATATATCGATGGACGTGCATTGGTCATAGGACACCACTAGAGGTTTGAGACTGGCATTGAAGACAGCTTGACTAGCAACAATATTAATAGGAGATTGACGATTGCCCTGAGCAATGGGGAAGTATCTGTACCACTCAGAGGGTCCTGTGGGAGCAAGCAGAGCAATAACATTATTAGCAAATAAGTGGAATATAGATTAAACCTAGTCTGCCACATAGTGTACTGGAATAAACAAGGACTGAATAGTATGGACAGACCCTTACCAGGATTTATAGTGGGTCAGTAGGCATTGATCTTATCGATCAGTCTTTACATGTTTAATCTTAGGGTAAAGGCAAAAATAACCATGTGCCTCACCCCACTCCCCGCAGGGAACCTCAATAGCCAGTGGTAATATGTTGGGACAGACAATGTACAGTATCTCTCCAGTGCCACCATAAGGGAATTGAAGCATTGAATCCATTCTAAATATGGTAGGTTGTCTGTGTTATACAGGAGCAAGAGATGCCCTTGATACCTGCCCTCCACTCTGGCAAGATGAGGATACTGACCCTGTCAACTCCGAAACTCCTAATATGGTCATGAAAATGGTTTTTTGTTCCCTAacctggagagcccctttaagtgtatcaTACTATCTTCCCTCAGCTGATGTGTTGTTCCATTTATTCACAGTCTAGGTAATAATAATCAATTTAGGGACTTTTTTTCAAGccatcatatgaccatatttACATAAACCTGCACAGCAGAGAGAGCTTTGACCAGATGGTCACAGGAGTAGTATGTAGGCAAACAAATCATTTTGCACAGGGTTGTAACAGAATCTGATTAAGCACATGTTGGGTATGTGTTACAATATAAGTTGTCCTTCCACCCTGGATCTGTCTGTCAACATCCATCGCTAGCATGGGGGTTTCTGATGGTTTAGACCAGTGGTTCCCATATTAGTTCACATATTTCTGGAAAATTTGGGGAGACACAAGATAATAAAAAACAGGAGAAGGCATTAGCTTTCATTCTTAGCAACATGTATATTTGTAATATAGGGATTTTTAAGCCCGCCCAGAATGCTCCTAGGTCCCTCCCCAAACTAGGTGGGACCAGACattttgggcatttttttttcaaaccaaATTCCCTATCCAGGATTAGGATATGCCCAAACTGTAAATAATTCATCCCAACAAATTGAGACTGTTCCAGGAAAATTGGAGTAATTGGCAACTGTGATCTTTGTAAACTGTTATTTGTGACAGCTCTCCAAGATGGCATCCATTCTCAGCACCATATCAGAAAGACTATGTTGTACTTGCAGGTTGGTTCCCTGGGCTGCAAAGGGGCACTGCAGTATAACTTCTTCCAAGAGCAGCTGCACAAGTGAAAGTCCAAGCAGAGGCATAACTTCAAGCTTGTAGgatccaatgcaaaatttgtaaagaGGCTCCTATTTATCATGTACTGTCTCTAGCTCCCCAGTATACCACTACCTGAAAGCATGTTCTAATCTATTCCAGTCCACATTCCTAGATCACATTTCAATGTACAATCCaaaatttccatttttatttttcccccaTGGTTCATGAAGGTACTATGGAGGATAGGAAAAAGCATCCCTGAGAGCAGCTTAAATGTCGGAAAACAGAGACCATTAGGTTGTATTCACCAGCTCTGATATCAGTCTCTTCCCAGGGTGAAATGTCACCGGTCAGCCCAAAATATCTGTTACAAATAACAATAAACCCTCTATTGCCACCGGAAAGATACAGACATAACTGCACTACTTCTCCACAGGAACTCTATAGACTAAGGAGGAGAGAAATCTATATAAACAGCTAGAAAACCAACAATAACTACAAGACTGAGATGTAAGATGGCTGTCTTTCCAGCCTTCCCAGAGTGCTGATTGACATCTCCCTAGGTGGGTACAGTTTGTCTATATCGTTCCAGCTTTGGCCACCTCTGTGTATAGGTTGTCTTTATAGTAAACTAAAAATGTTTCCATTGACCTTTGCCcatttgctgcacattttatatttttcaccTTCCACTTTTAGCGTTTTATGGGCCGATAAAGTGAAGGTTGtgaaaataacatcagaagtggAAAGTGTGGTAACaacaaataaacctgttttcccTATAAATAAACTGTAAAATCTAAACTATGGACACAAAATTTTTACCATGTCACCTtctctaccatttattattctctgTTGTCAGTCATTCCagggaaacgcagcaaaaaaaaatgccGTGGAATaaac from Leptodactylus fuscus isolate aLepFus1 chromosome 7, aLepFus1.hap2, whole genome shotgun sequence carries:
- the CA7 gene encoding carbonic anhydrase 7 — protein: MTGQHCWGYGEEDGPSEWYRYFPIAQGNRQSPINIVASQAVFNASLKPLVVSYDQCTSIDISNNGHSVMVEFDDNDDKTVISGGPLDDSYRLKQFHFHWGTQHNEGSEHTVDGKSYPCELHLVHWNAKSYSTFSEAAAASDGLVVIGVFLEIGEKHPGLDRLTDALYMVRFKGTKAQFNNFNPKCLLPSNLEYWTYPGSLTTPPLNESVTWIILKEPIKVSEKQMERFRKTLLFNGEEEEERIHMVNNFRPPQPLNGRKVQASFKC